In the Streptomyces sp. NBC_00193 genome, ATGGAGGGGGCGCCGCCGCCGAAGTGGTCACGGGCCTCGAACCGGGCGAGCGGCCGCAACGCCCGCGGGAGGCGGGGCAGTCGGTCGAGGTCCACCAGCCACAGGTACGTCCGGTGCCGGAGCCGGTAGCTGTTCCCGCCCGACCGGACGTGCCGGACGTCGGCCAGGTAGAGACGGGGCTCCGCCGGGCCGGCCCCGCTCCGCCGGGGGCTCACCACGTCACCCCCAGCGCGGCGGCGGCCTCCACGCCCGAGCGGCAGCCGTCCTCGTGGAACCCCCACCCGTGATAGGCGCCGGCGAAGGCCGTCACCGGCCCCGACAGGGCCGGCAGGAGCCGCTGCGCCGCCACCGACTCCGTGCTGTAGACGGGGTGTTCGTACTCCATCTCGGCCAGGACCGACTCCGGCCGCACCGCGTCGCCCGCATTCAGGGTGACCACGTACGGCTCGGGCCCGTCCAGCCCCTGGAGCCGGTTCATGTCGTAGCTGACCCGTACGTGCGCATCGGCCGGCCGGCACCCCGACAGCCGGTAGTTCCAGCAGCCCCGGGCGCCGGGCGCGCGCGGCAGCACCGAGGTGTCGGTGTGCAGCACGGTCCGGTTGCGGGAGTAGCGGAAGGCGCCGAGCGCGGTGCGTTCCGCGTCCGTCGGATCGGCCAGCAGGCTCAGCGCCTGATCGGCGTGGACGGCGACGACCACCGCGTCGTAGAGGTCGGTGGCCCCGCCGGCGGTGGTGACCGACACGCCCTGCGGGGTGCGCGCGAGCGCCCGTACCGGAGCGGCCAGGTACACGGCGTCCAGCCGTTCGCGGACTCGCTCCACGTAGCGCGCCGAGCCGCCCTCGACCGTACGCCAGCTCGGCGAGCCGCCCACCGACAGCAAGCCGTGGTGCTCCAGGAACCGGAACAGGTACCGGGCCGGGTACCCGAGCGCCGTGTCCGGCGGGCAGGACCACACGGAGGCGACCAGCGGGATCGCGAAGTGCGCGGTGAAGTAGGCCCCGAAGCGGCCCCGTTCCAGGAACTCGGCCAGAGTGATCTCGCCGGAGCCGGAGCCGGAGCCGGAGCCGGAGCCGGAGCCGGAGCCGGGGCCGGAGCCGGTGTCGGCACCAGGGCTGGTGGTCGTGGCCGTGGTGGCCAGCAGGCTCCTGGCCCGCCGGTGGAACGCCGGGATCCGCGCCAGCATCCGCAGGTACTGCGGGTTCACGGCGGACCGGCGCCGGGCGAAGAGCCCGCGCGGCCCGCGCGCACCCGCGTACTCCAGCCCGCACCCCTCGCAGCGGACCGACAGGCTCATCGTCGTCGGCCGGGTGGCCACCCCCAACTCGCCGAAGAGCCGCAGCAGGTGCGGGTAGGTGCGGTCGTTGTGGACGATGAACCCCGAATCCACCGCGCGCACCACCCCGTCCGGCCCCTTGAGCTCGTGGGTGTGCGCGTGCCCGCCCAGCCGGTCGTCCGCCTCGTACAGGGTCACCTCGTGCGAGCGCGCGAGGACGTACGCCGCCGTCAGCCCCGACACGCCCCCGCCGATCACGGCCGTCCGCGGGCGCGGCGCCCCTCGCTCGGTCATCGTGTTCCTCCCTCGTCACCCCGTCACCCGGGGCACCCCGGCACCCCTTCTTCGGAGCCGAGGGGGGTCTTGGATGTGCCGTACGGGGGAATCCCGCATCCGATCCGGCGCGCCGCGGCGAATCGGAAGGAGGGGGCAGGGGTACCGAAGAGCACGGCGCTACGAGCGGAGACAGCCATGACGGGCAAGAACTGCCTGGTCACCGGGGCCAGCGGATACATCGGCGGACGCCTCGTCCCCGACCTCCTCGACGCCGGGCACCGGGTCCGCTGCCTGGCCCGCACCCCGGAAAAACTGCGCGACCACCCCTGGGCCGGGGACGTCGAGATCGTCCGGGGAGACGTCACCGACCCCCCGTCCCTCGCCGGGGCGATGACCGGCATCGACGTCGCCTACTACCTCGTGCACTCCCTCGGCACCGGATCCGGCTTCGAGGAACGCGACCGGGACGCCGCCCGGGCCTTCGCGGACGAGGCCAGCGCCGCCGGGGTCCGCCGCATCGTCTACCTCGGCGGCCTCACCCCCGCGGACCTCCCCGTCCGGAGCCTGTCACCGCACCTGCGCTCCCGCGCCGAGGTCGGTGAGGTCTTCCTCGCCGGATCCGTTCCGGCGACCGTGCTGCGCGCCGCCGTCGTCATCGGGTCCGGGTCGGCCTCCTTCGAGATGCTGCGCTACCTGACCGAACGGCTGCCCGTCATGGTCACCCCCAGCTGGGTCGGCACCCGCTGCCAGCCCATCGCCGTCCGCGACGTGCTGCGCTACCTCGTCGGCAGCGCGGGAATGGCGCCCGAGGTGAACCGGGCCTTCGACATCGGCGGGCCCGACGTGCTCACGTACGAGGAGATGATGCGCCGCTACGCCGTCGTGGCGCGGCTGCCCGCCCGCCTCATCCTGCGGGTCCCGATGCTCACCCCGAGGCTGTCCAGCCACTGGATCGGCCTGGTCACCCCCGTGCCGAGGGCGCTGGCCCGGCCGCTCGCCGAATCCCTGCGGCACGAGGTGGTCTGCGCGGAGCACGACATCGCCGTCCACGTCCCGGATCCGCCGGGCGCGCCCATCGGCTTCGACGAGGCCCTCGCACTGGCCCTCCGGCGGATCCGCGAGGCCCGGGTGACCACCCGCTGGTCCTCCGCTTCCGTCCCGGGCGCGCCGAGCGACCCGCTGCCCACCGACCCCGACTGGGCCGGCGGCAGCCTCTACACCGACTGCCGGGAGCTGACCGTCGAGGCACCGGCCGCGGCGCTGTGGCGGGTGGTGGAGGGCATCGGTGGGGAGAACGGCTGGTACTCCTTCCCGCTCGCCTGGGCCGTACGGGGCTGGCTGGACCGGCTCGTCGGCGGAGTCGGCATCCGGCGCGGCCGCCGGGACGCCGCCCGGCTGCGGGTGGGGGACTCGCTGGACTTCTGGCGGGTGGAGGCGATCGAACCGGGCCGGCTGCTGCGGCTGCGCGCCGAGATGCGGCTGCCGGGGCTGGCCTGGCTGGAACTGCACGCCGATCCGCCGTCCCCGGGGGAGACCGGATCCCGCTACCGCCAGCGGGCGCTGTTCCATCCGCACGGCCTGCTCGGCCACCTGTACTGGTGGAGCGTGTCGCCGTTCCACGCCGTCGTCTTCGGCGGCATGGCACGCAACATCGCCCGCGCGGCGGAGCGCGCGGGCGATGGCGTCGAGGGTGCGGCGTAGCCCCGTGGGCGGGGGATCAGCGGCCGGCCGAGGCCGCCCGGCGGCGCATGACGGCGAAGCCCAGGCCCGCGGCGGTCACCGCGGCCGCCGCGCCGCCCACCGCGATCGGCGACGGGCCGGAGCCCTGCTCGTACTCGGCACCGGCGGCGACGCCGCCCTTGGGCACGTCCTTGGTCTGGCCCTTGCCGGCGCCCTTGCCGGTGCCCGTACCCGTGGAGTAGTCGAAGGTGCAGCCCTTGGGGAGCTTGGGGAAGTCCTTGACGCTCGGCTCGTGACCGCCGCCCTCCATGTTCGTGCGCAGTTTCGGGGCGGGGCCGTTCGGGTCGAGGATCTCGGCGAGGAAGCCGGCGCTCGCGGGGAGCTTCGGGTGCGTGCGGTCGAGTCGCTCGGGGAGCACCTTGCCGTCACCCGCGTCCTTGAAGGAGACGGTCGGCCCGGAGGGGGCGATGGTCATCACGGCGTCGGTACCGGCGCCGATCCACGCTTCCTTGACCACCACGCACTTCGAAGGGGTCGACGTGCTGTCGGCCGAGGCGACGGCGGCCGGGGCGAGTACCGCTCCGGCGAGGAGGGTGGTGACGGCGATGGTGCGGACGGCGGTGCGGGCGGCGGTGCGGCGGGACGTGTGCAAGGACATGAACGACTCCGTGGAGTGAAGACGGCCCGGTGGGCCTGGTGGGAACGGGAGGGCCGCATGCCGCGTGCTCGGTGCGGGGTCACGAGTCGGGGCGGGCTCCTGTGACGAATCTAGAAAGCGAATGGCAGGGACGCGTCCGTTCCATGTCACAGAACTATGACAAAACGTCAGATTCCTTTCAATCGAGGGGAGTTCACGCAAACGGGCCTCATCGGGCAGCGCCACCGCATCCGCGCGGGGCAGTGCAGGTGAAGTACCTCACGACAGCCCGTCCCCACGTCCCCACTCACGCGGAGCGAACCCCATGAACGTCGCGGTGGTCCTCTACACCTCCGACCTGCGGCTGCACGACCATCCGCCGCTGCGGGCCGCCCTGTCCTCCTCGGCGCAGGTCGTGCCGCTCTTCGTGCGCGACCCGGCCGTCGCCGCCCCGCCCAACCGGCTGGCCTTCCTCGCCGACTGCCTCGCCGCCCTCGACGACGGGCTGCGCTCGCGCGGCGGCCGCCTCGTCGTACGGTCCGGCGACCCGGTCGCCGCGACCATGGCCCTCGTACGGGAGGCCGATGCCGACGAGGTGCACATGGCGGCCGGAGTCAGCGCCTACGCCCATGCCCGCGAGGAGCGGCTGCGCGAGGCCCTCGAAGCGGAGGGCAGGCGGTTCCACGTCCACGACGCCGTGATCACCGCGGTCGCCCCGGGGGCCGTCACTCCCAGCGGGTCCACCGGGTCGGACCACTTCGCCGTCTTCACGCCGTACCACCGCCGCTGGTCGGAGCACCCGCTGCGGGCCGCCGCTCCCGCGCCCCGCGCCGTCCCGGTGCCCGACGCGATCCGCTCCGAGCCCCTGCCCGAGCGCGCCGCCGTCACCGGCACCTCCCCGGGCCTCGCCCCCGGCGGGGAGTCCGAGGCGCGCCGGCTGCTGGCCCGGTGGCTGCGCTCCGGCATCGACCGCTACCCCGAGACCCACGACGACCTGGCCGGCGACGCCACCTCCCGGCTCTCCCCGCACCTGCACTTCGGCACGCTCTCGCCCACCGAGGCCGTCCACCGTGCCCGCGCGGCCGGCGGCCCCGGCGCGGAGGCCTTCGTACGGCAGTTGTGCTGGCGCGACTTCCACCACCAGGTGCTCGCGGCCAGGCCCGCGGCCGCCGCCGCGGACTACCGGGACCGCGGCGACCGCTGGCGCACCGGCCCCGACGCCGAGGAGGAGACCCGGGCCTGGAAGGAGGGCCGCACCGGCTACCCGGTCGTGGACGCGGCCATGCGCCAACTGGCCCACGAGGGCTGGATGCACAACCGCGGCCGGCTGCTGGTCGCGAGCTTCCTCACCAAGACCCTGTACGTGGACTGGCGCGTCGGAGCCCGCCACTTCATGGACCTCCTCGTCGACGGGGACCTCGCCAACAACCAGCTCAACTGGCAGTGGGTGGCGGGCACCGGCACCGACACCCGCCCCAACCGGGTGCTCAACCCGGTCCGCCAGGGCCTGCGGTACGACCCCGACGGCGGCTACGTCCACCGCTGGGTCCCCGAGCTGGCAGGACTCCCCGCACCGCGCGTGCA is a window encoding:
- a CDS encoding NAD(P)/FAD-dependent oxidoreductase, which codes for MTERGAPRPRTAVIGGGVSGLTAAYVLARSHEVTLYEADDRLGGHAHTHELKGPDGVVRAVDSGFIVHNDRTYPHLLRLFGELGVATRPTTMSLSVRCEGCGLEYAGARGPRGLFARRRSAVNPQYLRMLARIPAFHRRARSLLATTATTTSPGADTGSGPGSGSGSGSGSGSGSGEITLAEFLERGRFGAYFTAHFAIPLVASVWSCPPDTALGYPARYLFRFLEHHGLLSVGGSPSWRTVEGGSARYVERVRERLDAVYLAAPVRALARTPQGVSVTTAGGATDLYDAVVVAVHADQALSLLADPTDAERTALGAFRYSRNRTVLHTDTSVLPRAPGARGCWNYRLSGCRPADAHVRVSYDMNRLQGLDGPEPYVVTLNAGDAVRPESVLAEMEYEHPVYSTESVAAQRLLPALSGPVTAFAGAYHGWGFHEDGCRSGVEAAAALGVTW
- a CDS encoding SDR family oxidoreductase, yielding MTGKNCLVTGASGYIGGRLVPDLLDAGHRVRCLARTPEKLRDHPWAGDVEIVRGDVTDPPSLAGAMTGIDVAYYLVHSLGTGSGFEERDRDAARAFADEASAAGVRRIVYLGGLTPADLPVRSLSPHLRSRAEVGEVFLAGSVPATVLRAAVVIGSGSASFEMLRYLTERLPVMVTPSWVGTRCQPIAVRDVLRYLVGSAGMAPEVNRAFDIGGPDVLTYEEMMRRYAVVARLPARLILRVPMLTPRLSSHWIGLVTPVPRALARPLAESLRHEVVCAEHDIAVHVPDPPGAPIGFDEALALALRRIREARVTTRWSSASVPGAPSDPLPTDPDWAGGSLYTDCRELTVEAPAAALWRVVEGIGGENGWYSFPLAWAVRGWLDRLVGGVGIRRGRRDAARLRVGDSLDFWRVEAIEPGRLLRLRAEMRLPGLAWLELHADPPSPGETGSRYRQRALFHPHGLLGHLYWWSVSPFHAVVFGGMARNIARAAERAGDGVEGAA
- a CDS encoding deoxyribodipyrimidine photo-lyase, translating into MNVAVVLYTSDLRLHDHPPLRAALSSSAQVVPLFVRDPAVAAPPNRLAFLADCLAALDDGLRSRGGRLVVRSGDPVAATMALVREADADEVHMAAGVSAYAHAREERLREALEAEGRRFHVHDAVITAVAPGAVTPSGSTGSDHFAVFTPYHRRWSEHPLRAAAPAPRAVPVPDAIRSEPLPERAAVTGTSPGLAPGGESEARRLLARWLRSGIDRYPETHDDLAGDATSRLSPHLHFGTLSPTEAVHRARAAGGPGAEAFVRQLCWRDFHHQVLAARPAAAAADYRDRGDRWRTGPDAEEETRAWKEGRTGYPVVDAAMRQLAHEGWMHNRGRLLVASFLTKTLYVDWRVGARHFMDLLVDGDLANNQLNWQWVAGTGTDTRPNRVLNPVRQGLRYDPDGGYVHRWVPELAGLPAPRVHEPWRLPGLERAGYDYPDPLVVLADGLDRFRAGRPGSP